The following proteins are co-located in the Acidobacteriota bacterium genome:
- a CDS encoding TonB-dependent receptor produces MAMSIRLQRALLHVFLLCWLVPAHALAQFDSATVLGFISDQSGAAMPGVTVTLANPATGITTTAVTDDRGQYQFLNVRVGTYTLRAELEGFTTAVADAFTVTVNARQRVDLAMTVGGIGETVHVSGAARLLESESSDRGTVITREQIVNLPLNGRAYADLALLSPGVRKSSISNSRDASFNVNGLRSALNNFILDGVDNNSYGTSNQGFSNQVVQVSPDAVEEFKVQTNNFSAEFGRAGGAVINATFRSGTNQFRGAAWEFNRNTKLNATGFFKPSSGVKPEMNRNQFGGVFGGPILRDRAFFFFNYEGFREVSKQLTFASIPTLAQRQGNLGVPIRNPITGEVYADGVIPQSAITDFAKQVLAGLPAPTRAGNSNNIDSMPRREDFNDKFDIKFDQKLNAATTTFFRFSHRKVNNFEPGSIPGDIGSPANNFVEVLNQQYAGGLTRTLSNNSLLELRVGVSRTEAGKSALGTGGPNMLQAYGITGLPTDTYFAGGLTQQSVNGWTAWGRQSSNPQFQNPLVWDVRLNYSWIKGAHTLKTGYEYQRINTDVDDVHPKYGADSYSGQFSRPAGAAANAPIYNLADFMFGARSSYDLVNPFVFQLRQRMHFGYIQDDWKAAPNLTINMGLRYEFGTPQWEENNYLSNFDPDTRTILRASDGSIYDRSLVNPDRNNFAPRVGMAYSLTPRTVLRSAYGVSYIHFNRLGGENLLSFNGPHVVPASIAQQPSQGLCSGNQAPTSCFRTTQMGYPAGINDEGNFNPLNGRVNHIPKDLRTGYVQSWHVTLQRELLSNLMVDIAYIANKSDKLMILADMNQARPNGPDENTLLQLRRPIQGYQFIQSAFDGGRADYRALQVKVERRWSDGLYLLNSFTWSRARDNASGHLETANGDNSRVNYANIAGEFGTSGYNQPLNNTTSVVWELPFGAGRRWGTDMHPLADAIVGGWRITAINLISSGLPVNLTYSPSAQFSVSGTPTYRPNISGEIYASDPTIDNWFNRDNITIPTDRTQPFGNAPRNAARGPKIWSLDLGLHKGFGLGMGQSRLEVRIEAFNVLNRANFGAPNGNRSSADFGTIRSLSTTPRQIQLGARISF; encoded by the coding sequence ATGGCCATGTCTATACGTCTCCAACGTGCCCTGCTGCACGTGTTCCTGCTGTGCTGGCTCGTGCCGGCGCATGCGCTCGCGCAATTCGACAGCGCGACGGTCCTCGGTTTCATCAGCGACCAGTCCGGAGCGGCGATGCCCGGCGTCACGGTCACGCTCGCCAACCCGGCGACGGGCATCACGACGACGGCCGTCACGGACGATCGCGGGCAGTACCAGTTCCTCAACGTGCGCGTGGGCACCTACACGCTGCGCGCCGAACTCGAGGGCTTCACCACGGCCGTGGCCGACGCGTTCACCGTCACGGTGAACGCCCGCCAGCGCGTGGACCTGGCCATGACCGTGGGCGGCATCGGTGAGACGGTGCACGTGAGCGGCGCGGCCCGCCTGCTCGAGAGCGAGTCGAGCGACCGCGGCACGGTCATCACGCGCGAGCAGATCGTCAACCTGCCGCTCAACGGTCGTGCGTATGCCGACCTGGCGCTCCTCAGCCCCGGCGTCCGCAAGTCGTCCATCTCGAACTCGCGCGACGCGTCGTTCAACGTCAACGGCCTGCGCAGCGCGCTCAACAACTTCATCCTCGACGGCGTCGACAACAATTCGTACGGCACCAGCAACCAGGGCTTCTCGAACCAGGTCGTCCAGGTGTCGCCCGACGCGGTGGAGGAGTTCAAGGTCCAGACCAACAACTTCAGCGCGGAGTTCGGCCGCGCGGGCGGCGCGGTGATCAACGCCACGTTCCGCAGCGGCACCAACCAGTTCCGCGGCGCGGCGTGGGAGTTCAACCGCAACACGAAGCTGAACGCCACAGGCTTCTTCAAGCCCTCGTCGGGCGTGAAGCCCGAGATGAACCGCAACCAGTTCGGCGGCGTGTTCGGCGGGCCGATCCTTCGCGATCGGGCGTTCTTCTTCTTCAACTACGAGGGGTTCCGCGAGGTCTCCAAGCAGCTCACCTTCGCGAGCATCCCGACGCTGGCACAGCGGCAGGGGAACCTCGGCGTGCCGATCCGCAATCCCATCACCGGCGAGGTCTACGCCGACGGCGTGATCCCGCAGTCGGCCATCACCGATTTCGCCAAGCAGGTCCTGGCGGGCCTGCCCGCACCGACGCGAGCCGGCAACTCGAACAACATCGACTCGATGCCGCGGCGCGAGGACTTCAATGACAAGTTCGACATCAAGTTCGACCAGAAACTGAACGCGGCGACCACGACGTTCTTCCGCTTCAGCCACCGCAAGGTGAACAACTTCGAACCCGGGTCGATCCCGGGCGACATCGGGTCGCCGGCCAACAACTTCGTCGAGGTGCTGAACCAGCAGTACGCGGGCGGCCTCACGCGCACGCTCTCGAACAACTCGCTGCTCGAACTGCGCGTCGGTGTGTCGCGGACCGAGGCGGGCAAGTCGGCGCTCGGCACCGGCGGTCCCAACATGCTGCAGGCGTACGGCATCACCGGCCTGCCCACTGACACGTACTTCGCGGGCGGCCTCACGCAGCAATCGGTGAACGGCTGGACTGCATGGGGGCGGCAGAGCAGCAACCCGCAGTTCCAGAATCCGCTCGTGTGGGACGTGCGCCTGAACTACTCGTGGATCAAGGGCGCGCACACGCTCAAGACGGGCTACGAGTATCAGCGCATCAACACCGACGTGGACGACGTGCACCCGAAATACGGGGCGGATTCGTACTCGGGGCAGTTCAGCCGGCCGGCGGGTGCCGCAGCCAACGCACCGATCTACAACCTGGCCGACTTCATGTTCGGCGCGCGCAGCTCGTATGACCTGGTCAACCCGTTCGTCTTCCAGTTGCGCCAGCGCATGCACTTCGGCTACATCCAGGACGACTGGAAGGCCGCGCCCAACCTGACGATCAACATGGGCCTCCGCTACGAGTTCGGCACCCCGCAGTGGGAAGAGAACAACTACCTGAGCAACTTCGATCCGGACACGCGGACGATCCTGCGCGCCAGCGACGGCTCGATCTACGACCGCTCGCTCGTGAACCCCGATCGCAACAACTTCGCCCCGCGCGTGGGCATGGCTTACAGTCTCACGCCGCGCACGGTGCTGCGCTCGGCGTACGGCGTGAGCTACATCCACTTCAACAGGCTCGGCGGCGAGAACCTGCTGTCGTTCAACGGCCCGCACGTGGTGCCGGCGTCGATCGCGCAGCAGCCGTCGCAGGGCCTCTGCTCGGGCAATCAGGCGCCGACCTCCTGCTTCCGGACGACGCAGATGGGCTACCCGGCAGGCATCAACGACGAGGGGAACTTCAATCCGCTCAACGGCCGCGTGAACCACATCCCGAAGGATCTGCGCACGGGCTACGTCCAGAGCTGGCACGTCACGCTGCAGCGTGAACTGCTCTCGAACCTCATGGTCGACATCGCCTACATCGCCAACAAGAGCGACAAGCTGATGATCCTGGCCGACATGAACCAGGCGCGACCGAACGGTCCAGACGAGAACACGCTGCTCCAGTTGCGCCGGCCCATCCAGGGCTATCAGTTCATCCAGTCGGCGTTCGACGGCGGACGTGCCGACTATCGTGCGCTCCAGGTGAAGGTGGAGCGTCGCTGGTCGGACGGCCTCTATCTCCTCAACTCGTTCACCTGGTCGCGCGCCCGTGACAACGCGTCTGGGCACCTCGAGACGGCCAACGGCGACAACAGCCGCGTCAACTACGCCAACATCGCGGGCGAGTTCGGCACCTCGGGCTACAACCAGCCGCTCAACAACACGACGTCGGTGGTCTGGGAACTGCCGTTCGGCGCCGGCCGTCGCTGGGGCACAGACATGCATCCCCTCGCCGACGCCATCGTCGGCGGCTGGCGCATCACGGCGATCAACCTGATCAGCAGCGGCTTGCCCGTCAACCTGACCTACTCGCCGTCGGCGCAGTTCTCGGTGAGCGGCACGCCGACGTACAGGCCGAACATCTCGGGCGAGATCTACGCCTCGGATCCGACGATCGACAACTGGTTCAACCGCGACAACATCACCATCCCGACCGACCGCACGCAGCCGTTCGGCAACGCGCCGCGCAACGCCGCGCGCGGCCCGAAGATCTGGTCGCTCGATCTCGGCCTGCACAAGGGCTTCGGTCTCGGCATGGGACAGAGCCGGCTCGAGGTGCGCATCGAGGCGTTCAACGTCCTCAACCGCGCCAACTTCGGCGCGCCGAACGGCAACCGCTCGTCGGCTGACTTCGGCACGATCCGATCGCTGTCGACCACGCCGCGTCAGATTCAGCTCGGCGCGCGAATCAGCTTCTGA
- a CDS encoding transaldolase, giving the protein MQSPVSAPTAGASVPGAARSPLQQMTDAGPTCLWNDSCGEADLRYSMAHGAVGATCNPVIVLEVLKAEIDTWTPRIAALAAEMPAATEQDIAWRLVEEISATRAALLRPVFEAYGGRNGRLSIQTDPRLYRDAQALVEQALHFDTLAPNMIVKLPATRAGIEAMEEVTARGVSINATVSFALPQAVAVAEAVERGLARREQSGHDISTMGPVCTLMVGRLDDWLKAVADARDVTVDPGHLEWAGVAVFKKAYRLYRERGYRLRLLSAAFRNHMHWSEFIGGDVVISPPAKWQRRYNASDVPVVPRIDTPVDPAIMHTLYTKFEDFRRAYDEDGLTAEEFDTFAPTLRTLRQFMEACHQLEAQVRDVVTPAPRP; this is encoded by the coding sequence ATGCAGAGCCCAGTCAGTGCCCCCACCGCCGGAGCGTCCGTCCCCGGCGCCGCCAGGAGCCCGTTGCAGCAGATGACCGACGCCGGTCCGACCTGCCTCTGGAACGACTCCTGCGGCGAAGCGGACCTGCGGTACTCGATGGCCCACGGCGCCGTCGGCGCCACGTGCAACCCCGTCATCGTCCTCGAGGTGCTGAAGGCGGAGATCGACACGTGGACGCCGCGGATCGCCGCGCTGGCCGCGGAGATGCCGGCCGCCACGGAACAGGACATCGCGTGGCGGCTCGTCGAGGAGATCAGCGCGACGCGCGCCGCCCTCCTGCGTCCCGTGTTCGAGGCATACGGGGGCAGGAACGGCCGGCTGTCGATCCAGACCGACCCGCGCCTCTACCGCGACGCGCAGGCCCTCGTGGAGCAGGCGCTGCACTTCGACACGCTCGCCCCGAACATGATCGTGAAGCTGCCGGCCACGCGCGCCGGCATCGAGGCCATGGAGGAAGTGACGGCCCGCGGCGTGAGCATCAACGCCACCGTCTCCTTCGCGCTGCCGCAGGCCGTGGCGGTTGCCGAAGCGGTGGAGCGTGGTCTCGCCCGCCGCGAGCAGTCCGGCCACGACATCAGCACGATGGGCCCGGTGTGCACGCTCATGGTCGGCCGCCTCGACGACTGGCTGAAGGCCGTGGCCGATGCGCGCGACGTGACCGTCGACCCCGGACACCTCGAGTGGGCCGGCGTGGCCGTGTTCAAGAAGGCCTATCGTCTCTACCGGGAGCGCGGCTATCGGCTGCGGCTGCTCTCGGCCGCGTTCCGGAACCACATGCACTGGAGCGAGTTCATCGGCGGCGACGTGGTCATCTCGCCGCCGGCGAAGTGGCAGCGCCGCTACAACGCGAGCGACGTGCCTGTCGTGCCGCGCATCGACACGCCCGTCGATCCCGCCATCATGCACACGCTCTACACGAAGTTCGAGGACTTCAGGCGCGCCTACGACGAGGACGGCCTCACCGCAGAGGAGTTCGACACGTTCGCGCCCACGCTGCGCACGCTCCGGCAGTTCATGGAGGCGTGCCATCAGCTCGAAGCGCAGGTGCGCGACGTGGTGACGCCCGCGCCGCGGCCCTGA
- a CDS encoding Gfo/Idh/MocA family oxidoreductase, translating to MSKTSTARLNVGLVGLGRLGRAYAKYLAAHLDSARLVGVADVDAGAVDAVARAFDVPLAVTDPAALIDDPSVDAVVIASPTSTHGDITRIAAHAGKPTFCEKPPAIDLASAVAMQQVVADSGIFFQLGFMRRFDPGYAAAKARLESGDMGDAVVFRSSSRDQSRPSVEYANPAMSGGMIIDMGIHDFDLARWFMGDVATVQTRGGVLVYPELGEVGDIDNAVVTMTFRNGRLGVIDLTRHGVYGYDIVTELLCTKGTLRVGYQQETPLLVMTKGAITTDTVPGFLERFRHAYVAQLENFVDNVLDDREPPITAADGTEALRVAVAATKARERGQRVDVAAITNDGTIAS from the coding sequence GTGTCGAAGACGAGCACAGCGAGATTGAATGTCGGGCTGGTCGGATTGGGGCGTCTGGGACGCGCCTACGCGAAGTACCTTGCCGCGCATCTTGACAGCGCGCGCCTTGTCGGGGTGGCCGACGTCGACGCCGGTGCCGTTGACGCCGTCGCGCGGGCGTTCGACGTGCCGCTCGCGGTCACCGACCCTGCCGCGCTGATCGACGATCCGTCAGTGGACGCGGTGGTCATCGCCAGTCCCACCAGTACGCACGGCGACATCACGCGCATCGCCGCGCACGCGGGCAAGCCGACCTTCTGCGAGAAGCCGCCGGCCATCGACCTGGCGAGCGCCGTCGCGATGCAACAGGTGGTCGCCGACTCGGGCATCTTCTTCCAGCTCGGATTCATGCGGCGGTTCGATCCCGGCTATGCGGCGGCCAAGGCGCGGCTCGAGTCCGGCGACATGGGCGACGCCGTGGTCTTCCGTTCCTCCTCGCGCGACCAGTCGCGGCCGTCGGTGGAGTATGCCAACCCGGCGATGAGCGGCGGGATGATCATCGACATGGGCATCCACGACTTCGACCTCGCGCGCTGGTTCATGGGCGACGTGGCGACGGTGCAGACCAGGGGCGGCGTCCTGGTCTATCCGGAGCTCGGCGAAGTGGGCGACATCGACAACGCCGTGGTCACCATGACGTTCAGGAACGGCCGGCTGGGCGTGATCGACCTCACGCGTCACGGCGTCTACGGCTACGACATCGTCACCGAGCTGCTCTGCACGAAGGGCACGCTGCGTGTGGGCTACCAGCAGGAGACACCGCTGCTGGTGATGACCAAGGGCGCGATCACGACCGATACGGTGCCGGGCTTCCTCGAGCGCTTCCGCCACGCCTACGTCGCGCAACTCGAGAACTTCGTCGACAACGTGCTCGACGATCGGGAGCCGCCGATCACGGCGGCCGACGGCACCGAGGCGTTGCGCGTGGCTGTCGCCGCCACGAAGGCCCGCGAGCGCGGCCAGCGCGTGGACGTGGCGGCCATCACCAACGATGGCACCATCGCCTCGTGA
- a CDS encoding TIM barrel protein, translating into MIRVANAPCSWGVLEFESKAASPGYTQVLDEIAASGYVGTELGDWGFMPTVPGVLRDELARRDLSMLGAFVTTRLADPSSFDESERNAVRTARLLADVDAGARPVIVLSDEPTASPERTRKAGRIEAGDGLSDAQWDAAASGVERIARAVREQTGLRTVLHHHAATYVETPDEIATLLDRTDPALVGLCLDSGHAVYGGGSPLDLLARNAARVWHVHFKDCEPAVAAQARHEAWDYQTALRHGLFCELGRGSVDFAALLQALVAGGYDGWIVVEQDVLPSMGAPLESARRNREYLRSIAL; encoded by the coding sequence ATGATCCGTGTCGCAAACGCCCCCTGTTCATGGGGAGTCCTGGAGTTCGAGTCGAAGGCGGCCAGCCCTGGCTACACGCAGGTGCTGGACGAGATCGCGGCGTCCGGCTATGTCGGCACCGAGCTGGGCGACTGGGGCTTCATGCCGACGGTCCCCGGCGTGCTGCGCGACGAGCTCGCGCGACGCGACCTCTCGATGCTTGGTGCGTTCGTGACGACCAGGCTCGCCGATCCGTCGTCGTTCGACGAGAGCGAGCGGAACGCCGTGCGCACGGCGCGGCTGCTCGCCGACGTCGATGCCGGTGCAAGGCCGGTGATCGTCCTGTCGGACGAGCCGACGGCGAGCCCGGAGCGCACGCGCAAGGCGGGACGGATCGAGGCCGGCGACGGGCTGTCCGACGCGCAGTGGGACGCAGCGGCGAGCGGCGTGGAGCGCATCGCGCGCGCCGTGCGCGAGCAGACGGGCCTGCGCACCGTGCTCCACCACCACGCGGCCACGTACGTGGAGACGCCCGACGAGATCGCCACGCTGCTCGATCGCACAGATCCGGCGCTCGTGGGGCTGTGCCTCGATTCGGGCCATGCCGTCTACGGCGGTGGCTCGCCACTGGATTTGCTGGCGCGCAACGCGGCGCGCGTGTGGCACGTGCACTTCAAGGATTGCGAGCCTGCCGTCGCGGCGCAGGCGCGCCATGAGGCGTGGGACTACCAGACCGCGCTCCGTCACGGACTGTTCTGCGAACTCGGTCGCGGGTCCGTCGACTTCGCCGCGCTGCTCCAGGCGCTCGTCGCCGGCGGCTACGACGGCTGGATCGTGGTGGAGCAGGACGTCCTGCCGTCCATGGGGGCGCCGCTCGAGAGCGCGCGCCGCAACCGCGAGTACCTGAGAAGCATCGCGCTCTGA
- a CDS encoding CoA-acylating methylmalonate-semialdehyde dehydrogenase — translation MIAQGTLLNYVGGQWQRAAVADTLPVHNPATGEVLASAPLSAAADVAAAVSAAEAAQDEWRRTPPGQRIQPLFRLKALLDEHVGEIARLVTEECGKTLAEAEGELRRGIENVEVASGIPSMMLGSNLEDIAHGIDSMMIRQPVGVVGIITPFNFPGMIPLWFLPYAVACGNTLVLKPSEKTPRTMARVFELIEAAGFPPGVANLVHGGKDAVDGILDHPSVRAISFVGSTGVARYVYARAAANGKRAQCQGGAKNPIVILPDADMDTTTRIAADSAFGCAGQRCLAASVAITVGEAAEAFTERIADAAASRKVGNGLDRAVEMGPVISPESRARIESLIARGVAEGARTVVDGRGAAVPGGEHGNFLRPTVLAGVAPASDLARTEIFGPVLSVTRVDSVDEAIRLVNQSAYGNMACVFTTSGASARQFRHEVRAGNVGVNIGVAAPMAYFPFSGWKESFFGDLHAQGADAIDFFTEKKVVVERWPSTWSRKF, via the coding sequence ATGATCGCCCAGGGGACGTTGTTGAACTACGTGGGAGGGCAGTGGCAGCGCGCCGCTGTCGCCGACACGCTGCCGGTCCACAACCCGGCGACGGGAGAAGTGCTCGCCTCGGCGCCGCTCAGTGCGGCCGCCGACGTGGCCGCGGCCGTGAGCGCCGCGGAAGCCGCGCAGGACGAGTGGCGGCGCACCCCGCCCGGCCAGCGCATCCAGCCGCTCTTCCGGTTGAAGGCGCTGCTCGACGAACACGTCGGCGAGATCGCCCGTCTCGTCACCGAGGAGTGCGGCAAGACGCTGGCCGAAGCCGAGGGGGAACTCCGGCGCGGGATCGAGAACGTGGAAGTGGCGTCGGGCATCCCGTCGATGATGCTCGGCTCCAACCTCGAGGACATCGCGCACGGCATCGACTCGATGATGATCCGCCAGCCTGTCGGCGTCGTGGGCATCATCACCCCGTTCAACTTCCCGGGCATGATTCCGCTGTGGTTCCTCCCGTACGCGGTGGCCTGCGGCAACACCCTGGTGTTGAAGCCCTCGGAGAAGACGCCCCGCACGATGGCCCGCGTGTTCGAGTTGATCGAGGCAGCCGGGTTCCCGCCGGGCGTGGCGAACCTCGTGCACGGCGGCAAGGACGCGGTGGACGGCATCCTGGATCATCCGAGCGTGCGCGCGATCTCGTTCGTGGGATCGACGGGCGTCGCCCGCTATGTCTATGCGCGCGCCGCGGCCAACGGCAAGCGCGCGCAGTGCCAGGGCGGCGCGAAGAACCCGATCGTGATCCTCCCCGACGCCGACATGGACACGACCACGCGCATCGCCGCGGACTCGGCGTTCGGCTGCGCGGGCCAGCGGTGCCTCGCGGCATCGGTGGCGATCACGGTGGGCGAGGCCGCCGAGGCGTTCACCGAGCGCATCGCCGACGCGGCCGCGTCGCGCAAGGTCGGTAACGGCCTCGACCGCGCCGTGGAGATGGGGCCGGTGATCTCGCCCGAGAGCCGCGCGCGCATCGAGTCGCTCATCGCACGCGGCGTGGCCGAAGGCGCGCGCACCGTCGTGGACGGACGTGGCGCGGCGGTGCCGGGCGGCGAACACGGCAACTTCCTGCGACCCACGGTGCTCGCCGGCGTCGCCCCTGCAAGCGATCTCGCACGCACCGAGATCTTCGGGCCCGTGCTGAGCGTCACGCGCGTCGATTCGGTGGACGAGGCCATCCGTCTCGTGAACCAGTCGGCCTACGGCAACATGGCGTGCGTGTTCACCACGAGCGGCGCATCGGCACGGCAGTTCCGTCACGAGGTGCGCGCCGGCAACGTCGGCGTGAACATCGGCGTGGCCGCACCGATGGCCTACTTCCCGTTCTCGGGCTGGAAGGAGAGCTTCTTCGGCGACCTGCACGCCCAGGGAGCCGACGCGATCGACTTCTTCACGGAGAAGAAGGTGGTCGTCGAGCGCTGGCCCTCGACGTGGAGCCGGAAGTTCTGA
- the iolD gene encoding 3D-(3,5/4)-trihydroxycyclohexane-1,2-dione acylhydrolase (decyclizing), translating to MAQALVEFLAHQYTSLDGEEQQFFGGVFAIFGHGNVAGVGQALLQAGDRIQCLVPRNEQAMVHTAVGYAKMANRRRALACTTSIGPGATNMVTGAAVATINRLPVLLLPGDIFASRGPAPVLQQLESSASQDVSVNDCFRPVSRYWDRINRPEQLITALPEALRVLTSPSETGAVTLCLPQDVQAEAYDYPEELFRRRVWTIARPRPDRTRLADAASLLRTARTPVIVAGGGAIYSEATGTLQRFAEATGIAVVETMAGKGALSFDHPQALGAVGVTGTPGANRLAREADVVVVVGSRLSDFTTASKTAFQHPDVRFIAVNITEFDAGKHQALPLVGDAKAVLEEWLPLMEGWHTSPAYDARVTGEKAAWDAEVERVYRTPHEPTISQAEVIGILDDLVGPRDVIVNAAGSLPGDLHKLWRARDPKQYHLEYGYSCMGYEIAAGLGVKIAAPDREVYVLVGDGSYLMMAQEIATAIQEGIRLTVLILDNHGFASIGGLSRSVGCAGFGTEYRYRDAETGQLGGAVLPVDLAANAESLGAHVIRASTPAAIRDALAAAREADRTTAIVIPVDRYAQVGGYESWWDVPVAEVSTIEAVQRARQAYERAKVAERRYL from the coding sequence ATGGCCCAGGCGCTGGTCGAGTTCCTGGCGCACCAATACACCAGCCTCGACGGCGAGGAACAACAGTTCTTCGGCGGCGTCTTCGCCATCTTCGGCCACGGCAACGTGGCCGGCGTCGGACAGGCGCTCTTGCAGGCCGGGGATCGGATCCAGTGCCTCGTCCCGCGCAACGAGCAGGCCATGGTGCACACCGCGGTCGGCTACGCGAAGATGGCCAACCGCCGGCGCGCGCTGGCATGTACGACATCCATCGGCCCCGGCGCGACCAACATGGTGACCGGCGCCGCGGTGGCGACGATCAACAGGCTCCCGGTGCTGCTGCTGCCCGGCGACATCTTCGCCTCGCGCGGCCCGGCGCCCGTCCTGCAACAGCTCGAATCGTCGGCGTCGCAGGACGTCTCGGTGAACGACTGCTTCAGGCCGGTCTCGCGCTACTGGGACCGCATCAACAGACCCGAACAACTGATCACGGCGCTGCCCGAAGCGCTGCGCGTCCTCACGTCGCCGTCGGAGACGGGCGCCGTCACGCTGTGCCTCCCGCAGGACGTGCAGGCCGAGGCGTACGACTATCCGGAGGAGCTGTTCCGCCGGCGCGTCTGGACGATCGCGCGGCCGCGCCCCGATCGGACGCGCCTGGCCGACGCCGCGTCGCTGCTGCGCACCGCGCGCACGCCGGTGATCGTGGCCGGCGGCGGCGCGATCTACAGCGAGGCCACCGGCACGCTGCAACGCTTCGCCGAAGCCACGGGCATCGCCGTCGTCGAGACGATGGCCGGCAAGGGTGCGCTGTCGTTCGATCATCCGCAGGCGCTCGGCGCCGTGGGGGTGACGGGCACGCCCGGTGCGAATCGCCTGGCGCGCGAGGCAGACGTCGTGGTGGTCGTCGGATCGCGTCTCAGCGACTTCACCACCGCGTCGAAGACGGCGTTCCAGCATCCCGACGTGCGGTTCATCGCGGTGAACATCACCGAGTTCGATGCCGGCAAGCACCAGGCGCTGCCGCTCGTGGGCGACGCGAAGGCCGTGCTCGAGGAGTGGCTGCCGCTCATGGAGGGCTGGCACACCTCGCCGGCGTACGACGCGCGCGTGACAGGCGAGAAGGCGGCATGGGACGCCGAGGTCGAGCGCGTCTATCGCACGCCCCACGAGCCGACGATCAGCCAGGCCGAAGTGATCGGCATCCTCGACGACCTGGTCGGCCCGCGCGACGTCATCGTGAACGCGGCAGGCAGCCTTCCCGGCGACCTGCACAAGCTCTGGCGCGCACGCGATCCGAAGCAGTACCACCTCGAATACGGCTATTCGTGCATGGGCTACGAGATCGCGGCGGGTCTCGGCGTGAAGATCGCCGCACCCGATCGCGAGGTCTACGTGCTCGTGGGCGACGGGTCGTACCTGATGATGGCGCAGGAGATCGCCACGGCCATCCAGGAAGGCATCCGGCTGACGGTGCTCATCCTCGACAACCACGGCTTTGCGAGCATCGGCGGGTTGTCGCGATCTGTCGGGTGCGCGGGCTTCGGCACCGAGTATCGCTACCGCGATGCGGAGACGGGACAACTCGGTGGCGCGGTGTTGCCGGTGGACCTCGCGGCCAACGCCGAGTCGCTTGGCGCGCACGTGATCCGCGCGTCGACGCCCGCCGCCATCCGCGACGCTCTCGCTGCGGCTCGTGAGGCCGATCGCACGACGGCCATCGTCATTCCCGTGGATCGCTATGCGCAAGTCGGTGGTTACGAGTCGTGGTGGGACGTGCCGGTGGCCGAGGTCTCGACCATCGAGGCGGTGCAGCGCGCGCGCCAGGCCTACGAGCGCGCGAAAGTGGCCGAGCGCCGGTACCTGTGA